The Natronomonas salsuginis genomic sequence GTGCTGTCGACGGCTCGGCGTCGCTCGCGGCCTGCCCGTCATCGCCGTCGAGCAGCTCGCCGTCCTCGGTTACCTCCTTCTCGCAGGTCGGACAGAACTCACGTCCGTCGTACCGAAACACCGGGGACCGACATGTCGGGCAGTGTCGGTTCGTCATCGTCGCACCCTGTAGCAGGAGCTCGCTCATCCGCTCGGACGCCGCGCGTTTCTCCTTGTCGCGCTCGTACTTCTCGCGGAGTTTCTCCCGTTCGGCCTCGCGATCGAAGTCGCTCATACGTACGCCAACGCGTCTTTGCCGCAAAAGGACTGCGCTCGATCGCCGCTACCAACCGGCGGTTTTTAAGCGATGAGGCGACGACGATCCGGTATGCAGGTGAAATCCCGCCACCACCTCCGATCCGACGAGATCGACGAGCTGGAGGCGTCGCTCGCCGACCACCTCGGTATCGACCTCGACGGCGACAGCTACGAACGCGTCGAGTTCACCGACGTCGATCGCGAGGTCGTGCTCGTCGACGGCGAACCGCTCGTCGCCTCCTTCGACGGCGACCTCTTCGTCACCGTTCGCGGCGCGAACGCTCACCCGCCGACGAACCACGTCGTCACGGTCGACGCGGGCGCGATCTCGTTCGTCTCCGACGGCGCGAACGTGATGCGCCCCGGAATCACGGCCGCTACTGACGACATCGAACCGGGCGATCTGGTCGTGATCGCCGAGGAGACTCACGGCAAGGCGTTGGCGGTCGGGCGCGCCGAAGCCGACGGCTCGGACATGGTCGGCGACTCGGGACGGGTCGTTGAGTCGCTTCACCACGTCGGCGACGACCTCTACGAGTTTCACGTCTGACTGGTCGACCGATCGCGTCGTCGCCCCTGGACCTGTACGGGTTCCGAACGGTCCACGGTCCGTTGGACGTAAAACCTATGCCACCAGCAGACGCTGTCGAAGATATGGGACTCATGAGCAAACTCCTCGGCGGCGGCTCGGCCAACACCGAGGACTACGTGGCGCTCGACGTCGACGACTTCGACGCCGACGCGTCGGTCGCGTCCGTACAGATCAGGTTCGCCGAAATCAGCGAGAAAAACGACGTCATCGATATCAAAGACGCCGTCTACGACGGCGACATCGTCGTCGCCGACATCATCAGACACACGACCAGCGACCGAACGATGGAGCACATCACCGACGAGCTGAAACAGGTCGCTCGCGAGGTGGGCGGCGACATCGTGCAAAAGGAGGACGACCAGATCATCATCACGCCGGGCGGCGTCGGCATCTCGCGTTCGAAACTGGGCCGATAGCCGGACGTTCCGTTCGCCGATGAGTATTTTGGCGACGCCGATCAGACCGCGGAGCTTTGTCGCTTCGAATCCAATCGAGACGCATGTCTCCTTGGTCCCCCGCGGAGATCTCTGACCGGTCCGACCAAACGGCGATCGTTACCGGCGCGAACAGCGGTCTCGGCTTCGAGGCGACGAAGGAACTCGCCCGCGCCGGCGCACACGTCGTGATGGCGGGCCGCGACCGCGCTCGGCTATCGAACGCACGCGAAGAGATCCGTGGAGCCGTCGAGGGCGCGTCGCTCACGCTCGGCGAACTCGACCTCGCCTCGCTCGACTCCGTTCGCTCGTTCGCCGCGACCGTCGAGTCGGACCTCGACCGCGTCGACGTGCTCTGCAACAACGCCGGAATCATGGCTGTCCCGCGCGCCGAGACCGACGACGGCTTCGAGGCCCAGTTCGGCGTCAATCACCTCGGTCACTTCGCGCTCACCGGCCGTCTGCTCGACGCCCTGACTGCCGCCCCCGACCCGCGAGTCGTCACGCACAGCAGCGGCCTGCACACCCGCGGTCGGATGGCGTTCGAGGACCTCCACGGCGAGGACGAGTACGACAGGTGGGACGCGTACGCACAGAGCAAGCTCGCCAACCTGCTGTTCGCATACGAACTCGACCGTCGGTACGGCGACGTGCTGACGAGCGTCGCGTGTCACCCCGGCTGGGCGGCGACGAACCTCCAGCGGCGCGCTCCCGAACGGATGGGATCGCGGCTGCGCTTGATGGCGATGGGAGCCGCGAATCGCCTGTTCGCCCAGTCGGCGGCGAAGGGCGCGTGGCCGATGCTGTACGCCGCGACCGACCAGTCCCTCGACGGCGGCGAGTACGTCGGCCCCGGCGGGCTCTTCAACATGCGCGGACCGCCGGTAGAACAGCGTTCCAGCGATCGCTCCCACGACGCCGACGATGCGGCCGAACTGTGGCGGCGCTCGGAGACGCTAACCGGCGTCGAGTACGGGTCGGTCGACCGCTGACCGACGACGACGCGCGCACCGCCGAGGCGGTCGATCGCGACGCGAGTATCGCGCGGTCCGCGAAACGGACGTGTGTGACGACCGCGACCGATCGAAACACCGTTTTGTACCGGTGGCCCGTACGGCCGCACATGAGCGCTGACTCCCCCGAACTCACGGTCTACTCGGATTACGTGTGTCCGTTCTGCTATCTGGGTCGGGCATCCCTCGAGCAGTATCAAGAAACCCGCGACGAGCCGTTGCGGATCGACTGGCGGCCGTTCGACCTGCGATCGCAGAAGCGCCGCCCCGACGGGACCATCGACCACGCCGTCGACGACGGAAAGGACGACGACTACTTCGAGGAGGCCAAGCAGAACGTCCGCCGGCTCGCGGACAAATACGACGTCGAGATGGGTATCGACCTCGCCACGGACGTCGACTCCCTCTCGGCGCAGGTCGTCTCCTACCACCTGCGTGAGCACCGCGACTACGGGACGTGGCTCGCGTTCGACGAGGCGGTCTTTTCGGCGCTCTGGGAGGACGGCGAGGACATCGGGGACGCCGATCTGCTGGTCGAACTCGCGGCGGATGCGGGGGCCGACCCCGAGGAAGTCCGGTCGGTGCTGGACGACGAATCGTTCCGCGAGGAGCTCCGCGCGCAGTTCGAGGAAGCCTCTCGCGACGGCGTCACGGGCGTTCCGACGTTCACCTACGACGGCTACGCCGCACGGGGTGCGGTGCCGCCGGAACAGCTCCGGCGACTGGTCGAGGGCGTCTAAACGGAAGAACGGGGCCGGGAACCGGTTCCGTGGCCCGATCGGTGTCAGCGAAACGGCATCGCGGCGGCCGCGGCGACGTATCGCGCGCCGCTACCGCTCTTTTTCAGCGCGGTCTTCATGCCCCACGCGGTCTTTCGC encodes the following:
- a CDS encoding RNA-binding protein; amino-acid sequence: MQVKSRHHLRSDEIDELEASLADHLGIDLDGDSYERVEFTDVDREVVLVDGEPLVASFDGDLFVTVRGANAHPPTNHVVTVDAGAISFVSDGANVMRPGITAATDDIEPGDLVVIAEETHGKALAVGRAEADGSDMVGDSGRVVESLHHVGDDLYEFHV
- a CDS encoding cell division protein SepF; its protein translation is MGLMSKLLGGGSANTEDYVALDVDDFDADASVASVQIRFAEISEKNDVIDIKDAVYDGDIVVADIIRHTTSDRTMEHITDELKQVAREVGGDIVQKEDDQIIITPGGVGISRSKLGR
- a CDS encoding oxidoreductase, with amino-acid sequence MSPWSPAEISDRSDQTAIVTGANSGLGFEATKELARAGAHVVMAGRDRARLSNAREEIRGAVEGASLTLGELDLASLDSVRSFAATVESDLDRVDVLCNNAGIMAVPRAETDDGFEAQFGVNHLGHFALTGRLLDALTAAPDPRVVTHSSGLHTRGRMAFEDLHGEDEYDRWDAYAQSKLANLLFAYELDRRYGDVLTSVACHPGWAATNLQRRAPERMGSRLRLMAMGAANRLFAQSAAKGAWPMLYAATDQSLDGGEYVGPGGLFNMRGPPVEQRSSDRSHDADDAAELWRRSETLTGVEYGSVDR
- a CDS encoding DsbA family oxidoreductase; its protein translation is MSADSPELTVYSDYVCPFCYLGRASLEQYQETRDEPLRIDWRPFDLRSQKRRPDGTIDHAVDDGKDDDYFEEAKQNVRRLADKYDVEMGIDLATDVDSLSAQVVSYHLREHRDYGTWLAFDEAVFSALWEDGEDIGDADLLVELAADAGADPEEVRSVLDDESFREELRAQFEEASRDGVTGVPTFTYDGYAARGAVPPEQLRRLVEGV